One Setaria viridis chromosome 7, Setaria_viridis_v4.0, whole genome shotgun sequence genomic region harbors:
- the LOC117864548 gene encoding putative cyclin-dependent kinase F-2, translating to MAPEVLAKNTDHGALVDASSLDCIMAELLTSKPPFAGKDEAHQLFKNFDVLSVPCRRAWQAMKPQAYEEEVQVWRAWQLRARHRNRLCELFPEKMLSRDRFRVLKGLLTCDPKKQLMAATALQCLWFIKDDDDDAPISETERITVTNIAGMASKFSSLALSFVGCALGLLRPKTLLVQ from the coding sequence ATGGCGCCGGAGGTGCTAGCGAAGAACACCGACCATGGCGCGCTCGTGGACGCGTCGTCGCTCGACTGCATCATGGCGGAGCTCCTCACCAGCAAGCCACCATTTGCAGGGAAGGACGAGGCCCACCAACTCTTCAAGAACTTCGACGTGCTCAGCGTGCCGTGCAGGAGGGCGTGGCAGGCCATGAAACCCCAGGCCTACGAGGAGGAGGTGCAGGTGTGGCGAGCGTGGCAGCTGCGAGCGCGGCACCGCAACCGGCTGTGTGAGCTGTTCCCAGAGAAGATGCTATCAAGGGACAGATTCCGGGTCCTCAAAGGGCTCTTAACGTGTGACCCAAAGAAGCAGCTGATGGCGGCCACCGCGCTCCAGTGTCTATGGTTCATcaaggatgacgacgacgatgctcCTATCTCGGAGACGGAGAGGATCACAGTTACCAACATCGCCGGCATGGCCAGCAAGTTCAGCTCACTGGCCTTATCTTTCGTTGGATGCGCTCTAGGTTTACTTAGGCCTAAGACATTATTGGTCCAGTGA